In Planctobacterium marinum, the DNA window GCAATCGACTTTGTAGTCACCATAACCTTCTTGCGCGTGGTGCGGACAATGATACACGGCGTCAATTTGAATACCCTGCTGTTTAAACTCATTAAGCATGTGATCAGTTAGATACTCAAAATCCACCTCAGAATAGTAGCCTCGTGCAATACCGGATTGATTGGTAACAATAACCAATTTGTAGTCCATGGACATAAAGCGACGGCAGGCAGGAAATACACCATCAAGGAATTCAAAATCATCGGGGCGAAACGTATATCCGTGGTCTTTGTTGATCACGCCGTCTCTGTCTAAAAACACCGCTTTGTGTTTTATTGTGGGAGTAGACATTACTGTAAATTATCTGGAAAACTTAGTCCCTAGCATACTCAAACTCGGGCGTTTGGCTACAGTGCAATGCAAGGAAAACGCACGTTTGCTGAAGAAACGTGCGACAAGGTAATTTAACTACACCAATTAAACGCGTGTACCACCATCTAATTCGATAACACGGCCAGTGAAGTAATCATTTTTGAAGATAAATTTGGCGGTTTGGCCCAATTCTTCCACCTTCGCCAAGCGACGAAGTGGTACTGTACTCAGAAATTTTTCCATCATTTCCGGACGCATCTGGCGCGCCATTGCGGTGTCCACCAAACCCGGAGCGATACAGGCAGCGCGAATACCAAAGCGCGCTAACTCCTTACCCCAAGTAACTGTCATGGTAGCCACAGCCGCTTTAGAGGCAGAGTAATTGGTTTGTCCCATGTTACCGGCACGCGATACCGAGGAAACATTGATGATCACACCTTCACAGCCCAATTCTATCATCTGTGCGGCAGCTTCACGACCACACAGGAAAGTGCCAGTGACATTAACATCCAGTACTGACTGGAATTGCTCCAGGGACATTTTGCCCACCACTTGACCTTCTTTAACTTTCAACAACATACCATCACGCATGATACCAGCACTGTTTACCAGGCCATTGAGTTGTTTGAAATCGTCGCGAATTTGCTTGAATACCGCTTCTACTTCCGCTTCATTGGTGACATTAACTACATAAGGACGCGCTGTGATGCCCTTTTCTGAAAGTTCTGCCACAGCTTGATTTAGTGAGTCTTCTTGCATATCTAACAGTGCGATATGCGCGCCTTCATCTGCTAACACATCTGCCATAGCGCGACCTAAGCCTTGCGCCGCACCTGTTATTGCAATTACTTTGTTTTTTAAGTCCATAATTCTGCTCTAACTCTTATTTGTTTTGCTCAAACAACTGAAAAATACTGGAGAAGTCTTTGTTGCCTTGCCCTTGTGCGCTTAAAATTTGATAAAGATTTTGTGCCAACGCGCCCATTGGCGTCATAGATTGGCTTTGATTGGCCGCTTCCATAGCAAGACCTAAGTCTTTTTTCATTAAATCCACCATAAAGCCACCTTCATAGTTCTTTGAAGATGGTACATTAGGCAATACATCCGGGCATGGATTATAAAGCTCCAGGGTCCAGTTGCGCCCAGAGCTTTGCAGCATGATGTCGGATAAGACTTTTGGATCAAGGCCGTGTTTGATACCCATCTGTAGTGCTTCTGATGTGCCCGTCATCAAGATAGCTAATAACATGTTATTGCAGATTTTTGCTACCTGACCTGCGCCAATATCGCCAGCATGAAAGATGTTTTTGCCCATACCTTCTAAAATCGGCTTGGCTGCAGCAAAACATGCTTCTGAGCCGCCCACTATAAAGGTCAGTGTGCCACCTTGTGCACCTGCAACACCACCAGAAACCGGAGCATCCACAAATTTAATATCCATTGAGGATAAATGCTCACCCACTTCTTTCGCTGATGCAGCATCGATGGTGCTGGAATCAATCACCATTGCACCTTTGGCAATATGCTTCGCTACTCCCTCTTGCGAGATGAATAGCGATTTAACATGCTTACCCGCCGGTAACATGCTGATCACGAACTCTACATCAGTCACGACGTCAGCGGCTGTTGCCGCAGCACTGGCGCCTTCTGCTACCACTTTGGCTACATTGTCTGCAACCAAATCAAATACTTTGACACTGTGCCCGGCTTTAACCAAGTTCACCGCCATAGGACCGCCCATATTACCCAGTCCGATAAATCCAATCGTTGCCATGATTATTCTCCTAATTTTGCCAGCGGATGTGTTTGCTTGGTCCAGGGACCGGCGAAGAAAGACTCGATAAAATCATCCGGCACATTCTCCTGAGCCGGGTACAACCACTGAGGCGCACCGTCTTTATCTATCAACAAGGCACGCACTCCTTCCTGAAACTCACCAGCAGACGCGGAGCGACACGCCATCACAAGCTCCATGCGAAAACAATCCGCAAGTGCCTTGCCTTTACCTCGCTTGAGCTGCTCCCACACCAAACGTTGCGTAACTGGGGAACCGTTAAGCAAGGTTTTAGCGGCGCGGTTAAGCCACTTATCTTCGGTCTCTAACCACTTGCTGATACCGTTGATGATATCCGCTAATGACGCATGAGACATCAGTGTTTCAATCTCAGTATGATATTTCGCGATATTGGATTCTGGCAGCTTCTGTGCCGATTTGAGGGACAAACTCGCTAACAGGTCTTCTATAGCATAGCGGGTATCAGTCAATTCAGAATCCGCCAATTGCTCAACAAACGACTCAATAGTCACTTCAGCCAATGCATAGTCCGCCATACCTATCAGTTTGGCATCGGCAGCATTGATCTGTACCCCGGTTAAGCCTAGAAACAAGCCCATCTTATCTTGCAGGGTATTTAAGAAGTAACTGCCACCCACATCAGGGAATAAACCTATGGTGATCTCCGGCATAGCAAGGCGCGAAGTTTCGGTGACCACTTTGTGGCTGGCACCGGCAAACAAACCGATTCCACCGCCCATAATAAACCCGCTACCCCATACAATCAGCGGTTTGCTGTAGGTATGAATGAGATGATCTAACTGATACTCTTCGGTAAAGAATGTCTGTACCGACTCTGGGGTTTTGCCCGGTTCGGCTTTCATGGCGTTGTACAAAGACACCACATCACCGCCAGCACAAAAGGCTTTATCACCCGCACCGCTTAACAGCACGGCCGAGATATTCTCGTCGGATTGCCATTGTTGCAGCTGCTCAGTAAGCAGGCGCACCATGTCCAGATTCAGCGCATTTAAAGCTTTCGGCAAGTTTAATTGCACATGGCCCAACTGGCCATGCTTTAACTTTACTATACTAAATAAAACGGGAGCTTCACTCATTTTTTAACTCCCTTTTTAAAGTAACTCACCAGCGCCTTCGGCCAGTACGCGACGACCTACGATCAAACGCATGATTTCATTAGTTCCTTCCAGGATCTGATGCACGCGCACGTCGCGTACATGGCGCTCTAGCGGATACTCCTGGATATAACCATAACCACCGTGAATTTGCAGGGCCTCGTCACACACTTTAAAGCCGATGTCCGTAGCGAAGCGTTTCGCCATAGCACAATAAGCAGTCGCTTCTGGATCATTACTGTCCAGTTTAAACGCCGCCAACCGCACCATTTGGCGAGCTGCAACTAACTCAGTGGTCATATCGGCAATTTTAAACTGAAGTGCCTGGAAAGCCGCCAAAGGTTTGCCAAACTGACTGCGCTCTTGCATATAATTTTTAGCGGTATTCAGCGCTTGCTGCGCAGTACCGATAGAACAAGTGGCGATATTAATACGTCCACCGTCAAGGCCCTTCATGGCAAAAGTAAACCCCTGACCTTCATCACCTAGCAAGTTACCTACCGGGATGTGCACGTTTTCAAAGGTTACAAGACGCGTTGGCTGGGCATTCCAGCCCATTTTCTCTTCTGCTTTGCCATAGATGATGCCTTCAGCATCAGCGGGCACAACCACAGCAGAGATGCCTTTAGGTCCAGCTTCGCCAGTACGCACCATCACAACCATTACATCAGTTTCACCAGCACCTGAGATAAACATCTTAGAGCCATTTAGCACATAATGATCGCCATCGCGTTTCGCGGTGGTGCGCAATGATGCAGCATCACTGCCCGAGCCTGGCTCAGTTAAACAATAAGAGGCCAGCTTTTCACCCATTACCAGAGCTTCACACCACTGCTCTTTCACTTCTTCGGTGCCCCAGGTAGCAATCATCCAGGAGGCCATATTGTGAATAGTCATCATGGCGGTTGTAGCAGTACAGCCCATGGAAAGCTGTTCAAAAATAATAGAAGAATCCAAACGGGATAAGCCCAGACCGCCTACTTCTTCAGGCGCATAAAGACCACAGAAACCCAGTTCACCAGCTTTTTGGATCACTTCTTTTGGAAAGTAATGCTCTTTATCCCATTTACCAGCATTAGGTGCCAGCTCCTGCTCAGCAAATTGTCTGGCAGTATCGGCAAAAGCGATTTGATCTTCTGTCAGATTAAAATTCACAGCACACTCCTTATCAACGCAAGTTAATGGTCATGTTAGGACCAGTAGGAATATCGTCTTCAAACCAACGAGAGGTGATGGTTTTGGTTTCAGTGTAAAAACGCACAGCTTGTTTTCCGTATGCGTGCAGATCACCGAAGAAGGAGTTTTTCCAGCCCGTGAAAGAGAAGAATGGTAAAGGTACCGGAATGGGTACATTGATACCCACCTGACCCACTTCAATTTCGTGTTGATATTTACGCGCAGCCGCACCGCTGGCCGTAAAGATAGAAGTTCCATTGCCATATGGGTTAGCGTTAACCAACGCAATAGCTTCCTCTAAAGTGTCAACACACATACAGCACAATACCGGACCGAAAATCTCTTCCTGATAAATGCTCATTTCAGCAGTCACGTTACTGAACAGCGTTGGACCAATCCAGTTACCGTTTTCGTAACCGGCTACCGTGCACTCAGAGCCGTCAACTAAACAATCAGCGCCCTGCTCTTTACCTTTTTGGATGTGTGCCAATACACGCTCTTTGGCAGCCGGACTGATCACCGGACCATAAGCGGCCGACTCGTCATCCCACAAACCTGGCTTAACCTCTTTAAATAGCGGTACAAGCTCTTCAATCCACTCTTGCGCACTACCCACAAATACCGCAACAGAAATTGCCATACAACGCTGACCGGCAGCACCAACAGATGAACCTACAAGGTTGTTTAATACCTGCGCCTTGTTAGCATCAGGCATGATCACGCTGTGGTTTTTGGCACCGGCGAAACACTGAGCGCGTTTCATGTTTTCAGTAGCAGTTTTGTAAATGTACTGACCTACGGGCACCGAACCTACAAACGATACCGCTTTTATATCTTGGTGATGCAGTAAACCATCAACCGTGCTTTTGTCACCGTGCAATACGTTCAATACGCCTTTTGGTGCACCCGCCTCCATGAATAATTCTGCCAGCTTCATGGGCGTCATAGGGTCTTGCTCAGACGGCTTAAGTACAAAAGTGTTACCTGCGGCAATCGCCATTGGGAACATCCACAAGGGGATCATGGCCGGGAAGTTGAACGGCGTGATACCAGCACACACACCCAATGGCTGAATATAGCTGTAGGTATCGATACCGCGCGCCACGTTTTCAACGGTTTCACCCATCATCATAGCTGGCATATTGATAGCCTGCTCTACCACTTCAATACCGCGCCATACGTCACCTTTGGCATCGGCGAAAGTTTTGCCGGTTTCTTTACTTAAGATTTTGGCAATTTCATCGTGGTTTTCTTTCAGCAATGCCTGATAGCGCATCATCACACGAGCGCGCTCTGACACCGGCGTTTCGCGCCAGGTTTCAAAGGCGGCTTTGGCTGCCGCTACCGCTTTTTCCACTTCCATGGCTTCAGCCACAGGCGCAAGCGCGATAGTTTCGTTATTGGCAGGGTTAGTTACATCGATGGTTTTTGTGCTTTGAGAGGCGACGAATTCGCCGTCAATTAACAAGGGAACGGTTTGCATAGGGTACAAGCTCTTTTGTTAATGTTAAGAAATTGTAGCGACTTTAGCAGAGTTTTAACCTTTACGTTAACGTCAATTGAAAAAATTTAACTGTGTGAAGTGACAACTAGAGCTTACAGCTAGAGATTTTTGGGCAAGTTAATGCACGAATATCGGGGTGATAGAAAGGGTGTACCATCAGTAATTGTCTATACTCAAGCAACCATTGTTGTTTTGTATGCACCAGTGAAACATGACGTTTTACATTCGAATTCAATGACCGTGAAGTGACTGATGTAAACACTGTGTATTTTATCACCAAAAATAACGCAGTTTAATTTGCACAATTTTACAACCACCACTATGGTTAATTTATTTCTGGTATTAAACAGGTAAATATTATGAACGGACGTAGAGGTGATCAAGTTACTCATCACCGCACCTATGAAACAGCAAGCGATCGAAGAGCGAATACCCATTTAGCACAAGGGCAAACGAGGACTCGCTCTGGTTCGGTTGAAATTCGCCGTCGCTCTGGCTCGGTGGATCACTTTCACTACCACGAAAACCGCAACAGCACAGGTTTTATGGTGAGTCGTGGCACTCATACCGACCGCCATGGCAATGTGACCCGCGGGCGTAGAAATGTCGACCCGTCGTATAATCCCTAAAACAAATTGAACTCCACAACTTCGTGTTTTGCAACAAGCAAGAAGGCAACGTCTAATTGAGTGAAAAAAAACATTTATTAAATTGCCAGTTTTACATTGCTGTCATATGCTTACGGAGGAACAGTAAAGGTATATAGGGAGATACGTTTTGGCCACAAATAATGGCAGCCTGACAATTGCCGGGTGTGGATTACACCCGGGACACATGACACTGGAAACCGAAAGCCTCATCAAAAATGCTGAAAAGGTACTCTTGGTTGCTCCTAATCCACTATCAATCCAACATATAATTAGCCTCAACAGTACAACCGAACATTTGGGCAAGTACTATAACGAAGATGGCATATCTCGCCCCGATATCTACAAAAA includes these proteins:
- the gmhB gene encoding D-glycero-beta-D-manno-heptose 1,7-bisphosphate 7-phosphatase; protein product: MSTPTIKHKAVFLDRDGVINKDHGYTFRPDDFEFLDGVFPACRRFMSMDYKLVIVTNQSGIARGYYSEVDFEYLTDHMLNEFKQQGIQIDAVYHCPHHAQEGYGDYKVDCDCRKPKPGMLYAAAHELDLDLSESVMIGDKITDMIAGKAAGVKKCILISNNKAGVSGELADAVAPSLLHVRI
- a CDS encoding SDR family oxidoreductase, which translates into the protein MDLKNKVIAITGAAQGLGRAMADVLADEGAHIALLDMQEDSLNQAVAELSEKGITARPYVVNVTNEAEVEAVFKQIRDDFKQLNGLVNSAGIMRDGMLLKVKEGQVVGKMSLEQFQSVLDVNVTGTFLCGREAAAQMIELGCEGVIINVSSVSRAGNMGQTNYSASKAAVATMTVTWGKELARFGIRAACIAPGLVDTAMARQMRPEMMEKFLSTVPLRRLAKVEELGQTAKFIFKNDYFTGRVIELDGGTRV
- the mmsB gene encoding 3-hydroxyisobutyrate dehydrogenase, yielding MATIGFIGLGNMGGPMAVNLVKAGHSVKVFDLVADNVAKVVAEGASAAATAADVVTDVEFVISMLPAGKHVKSLFISQEGVAKHIAKGAMVIDSSTIDAASAKEVGEHLSSMDIKFVDAPVSGGVAGAQGGTLTFIVGGSEACFAAAKPILEGMGKNIFHAGDIGAGQVAKICNNMLLAILMTGTSEALQMGIKHGLDPKVLSDIMLQSSGRNWTLELYNPCPDVLPNVPSSKNYEGGFMVDLMKKDLGLAMEAANQSQSMTPMGALAQNLYQILSAQGQGNKDFSSIFQLFEQNK
- a CDS encoding enoyl-CoA hydratase/isomerase family protein, with translation MSEAPVLFSIVKLKHGQLGHVQLNLPKALNALNLDMVRLLTEQLQQWQSDENISAVLLSGAGDKAFCAGGDVVSLYNAMKAEPGKTPESVQTFFTEEYQLDHLIHTYSKPLIVWGSGFIMGGGIGLFAGASHKVVTETSRLAMPEITIGLFPDVGGSYFLNTLQDKMGLFLGLTGVQINAADAKLIGMADYALAEVTIESFVEQLADSELTDTRYAIEDLLASLSLKSAQKLPESNIAKYHTEIETLMSHASLADIINGISKWLETEDKWLNRAAKTLLNGSPVTQRLVWEQLKRGKGKALADCFRMELVMACRSASAGEFQEGVRALLIDKDGAPQWLYPAQENVPDDFIESFFAGPWTKQTHPLAKLGE
- a CDS encoding acyl-CoA dehydrogenase family protein, which codes for MNFNLTEDQIAFADTARQFAEQELAPNAGKWDKEHYFPKEVIQKAGELGFCGLYAPEEVGGLGLSRLDSSIIFEQLSMGCTATTAMMTIHNMASWMIATWGTEEVKEQWCEALVMGEKLASYCLTEPGSGSDAASLRTTAKRDGDHYVLNGSKMFISGAGETDVMVVMVRTGEAGPKGISAVVVPADAEGIIYGKAEEKMGWNAQPTRLVTFENVHIPVGNLLGDEGQGFTFAMKGLDGGRINIATCSIGTAQQALNTAKNYMQERSQFGKPLAAFQALQFKIADMTTELVAARQMVRLAAFKLDSNDPEATAYCAMAKRFATDIGFKVCDEALQIHGGYGYIQEYPLERHVRDVRVHQILEGTNEIMRLIVGRRVLAEGAGELL
- a CDS encoding CoA-acylating methylmalonate-semialdehyde dehydrogenase produces the protein MQTVPLLIDGEFVASQSTKTIDVTNPANNETIALAPVAEAMEVEKAVAAAKAAFETWRETPVSERARVMMRYQALLKENHDEIAKILSKETGKTFADAKGDVWRGIEVVEQAINMPAMMMGETVENVARGIDTYSYIQPLGVCAGITPFNFPAMIPLWMFPMAIAAGNTFVLKPSEQDPMTPMKLAELFMEAGAPKGVLNVLHGDKSTVDGLLHHQDIKAVSFVGSVPVGQYIYKTATENMKRAQCFAGAKNHSVIMPDANKAQVLNNLVGSSVGAAGQRCMAISVAVFVGSAQEWIEELVPLFKEVKPGLWDDESAAYGPVISPAAKERVLAHIQKGKEQGADCLVDGSECTVAGYENGNWIGPTLFSNVTAEMSIYQEEIFGPVLCCMCVDTLEEAIALVNANPYGNGTSIFTASGAAARKYQHEIEVGQVGINVPIPVPLPFFSFTGWKNSFFGDLHAYGKQAVRFYTETKTITSRWFEDDIPTGPNMTINLR